The following coding sequences are from one Triticum aestivum cultivar Chinese Spring chromosome 5A, IWGSC CS RefSeq v2.1, whole genome shotgun sequence window:
- the LOC123107818 gene encoding uncharacterized protein, whose protein sequence is MDETWRAATPMARRSASPSATPTTVTPGSTASSCSSNSDPAARTPPPAYLVPWARGAEGGGRGYYPGCRKDANCACEICLASINATRDLLPPEAASARRCFAAAARDRRPGTRSLFLATPGSAVTEPWTPPLRSTAKSRRDAAAAAKARRSSSPDWALYALTVLGFLLLLWVDTGLVPEVAARGFGPKLSSDAVARMGQEARLAPAALGHKLRSLERGVGQLVGADGISNCSSKDSVWRLQQNDQHLFHWRCSLYKSAAEEVSVWGSPLRTSGLLPSTLSTRHITILSGKVTEWSDGSVLPTVRASNGSSWSYRGRRAAAVLLEPETWVLEYQRSVLFEGTRLLPATVELLASRCSTMAKRARQKLAKKRFYGGGIQAKPT, encoded by the exons ATGGACGAGACCTGGAGGGCGGCGACCCCGATGGCGAGGAGATCCGCCTCCCCCAGCGCCACCCCCACCACCGTCACGCCcggctccaccgcctcctcctgctcctccaacTCCGACCCCGCCGCGCGGACGCCCCCGCCCGCCTACCTCGTCCCCTGGGCGCGCGGGGCCGAGGGCGGCGGCAGGGGCTACTACCCCGGCTGCCGCAAGGACGCCAACTGCGCCTGCGAGATCTGCCTCGCCAGCATCAACGCCACGCGGGACCTCCTCCCGCCCGAGGCCGCCTCCGCGCGCCgctgcttcgccgccgccgccagggacCGCAGGCCCgggacgcgctcgctcttcctcgcTACGCCCGGGTCCGCGGTCACCGAGCCGTGGACGCCGCCGCTGCGCTCCACCGCCAAGTCGAGGCGGGATGCggcggcggccgccaaggcccggaggTCCTCGTCGCCCGACTGGGCGCTCTACGCGCTGACGGTTCTTGGGTTCTTGCTCCTGCTGTGGGTGGACACGGGCCTCGTCCCGGAGGTCGCCGCCAGGGGGTTCGGCCCCAAGCTGTCTTCGGACGCCGTCGCGCGGATGGGCCAGGAGGCGCGCCTTGCGCCTGCAGCTCTGGGCCACAAACTGCGCTCCTTGGAGCGAGGGGTCGGGCAGCTCGTCGGCGCCGACGGGATCTCCAACTGCAGCTCCAAGGATTCCGTCTGGCGACTCCAGCAG AATGATCAGCATTTGTTCCATTGGCGCTGCTCGCTATACAAGTCGGCGGCAGAGGAGGTCAGCGTCTGGGGGAGCCCTCTCCGGACCTCCGGCCTGCTCCCGTCTACGCTCTCCACACGGCACATCACCATCCTCTCCGGCAAGGTCACGGAG TGGTCTGACGGGAGCGTATTGCCGACGGTGAGGGCGAGCAACGGGAGCTCCTGGAGCTACCGGGGCCGGAGGGCAGCGGCGGTGCTGCTGGAACCAGAGACGTGGGTGCTGGAGTACCAGAGGAGCGTGCTGTTCGAGGGCACACGGCTGCTGCCGGCCACGGTGGAGCTGCTGGCGTCCAGGTGCTCGACTATGGCGAAACGGGCGCGGCAGAAGTTGGCCAAGAAGCGGTTCTACGGCGGCGGGATCCAGGCGAAGCCGACTTGA